AGACCAGCAAGAGCACGCTTCCGAAATAAGCTAGTTGGAAGAGCAGCAAGCAAGCCAGCGTCGTAACGATGAAGCCGGGGCAGGGCTGCAGGGCAAAGTAGATTGCGAGAGAACTGGCGCACAGAAGCAGCCATAGGATTAGACAAACGAATCTGAAGGACAATGACGTTCTCCTTGGTTTGCCATCGGATCATGCGGCAACCTCGGCAGCGTCCAACTGAGCAATAATATCCAACATTTTTAGATAACTGCCGTGACCCGGGTATAATCTAGCGGATCTCCGACGGTTCATTTGAAGCTGAGCCGGTAATCGTCATACAGTCGTTTGGGCGTAAGTAGCATTCGCCCGAGTCCTACGGCTGATCGCGATCGGAGGGATACCAGAAGGCTTGCGCGCTCCTGGCTAGGAGGCCCGCCCTCCGCGTAGAGATATTGCGTCTCCACAGCAGAATCGATTCGGGGTCGCCGGCGGCGGGATCAGAGCGGCGTCACGGCAAAGTTGGCTCATAAGCTCGGCGGGGCCTCCCCGCTTCCACGATCCGCAGAAATCTTGAGCTCGGGTCAACGGCGATGCAGTTGATGAATGGTTCGTCATCACTGTCATCGGGGTCACCGGTCGGAACACTTAACGATGTCATCAGTCACTCCTCGTCTACGAACCGGTCATGCTTTTCGCCGATGCGCCTCCGGTGTAATGATAGTGGCTATCGGCCCGCCCCCCTCATGCAAAGCCGACATTCCGTTATGCTCCCGGTGTATAGTCACAAGCACGAGTTTTCGGCCCACCCT
The sequence above is drawn from the Ensifer canadensis genome and encodes:
- the syrA gene encoding exopolysaccharide biosynthesis transcriptional regulator SyrA, which produces MSFRFVCLILWLLLCASSLAIYFALQPCPGFIVTTLACLLLFQLAYFGSVLLLVCLAAIAQLSARLCIFGIFSENRNHSSK